One Sebastes umbrosus isolate fSebUmb1 chromosome 6, fSebUmb1.pri, whole genome shotgun sequence DNA window includes the following coding sequences:
- the rarga gene encoding retinoic acid receptor gamma-A isoform X2: MFDCMEALGMGPRQLYDVTSRGACMLRKASPFFAGLDPFAWTGSASIQSVETQSTSSEEMVPSSPSPPPPPRVYKPCFVCQDKSSGYHYGVSSCEGCKGFFRRSIQKNMVYTCHRDKNCQINKVTRNRCQYCRLQKCFEVGMSKEAVRNDRNKKKKDVKEELVLPESYELSGELEELVNKVSKAHKETFPSLTQLGKYTTNSSSDHRVQLDLGLWDKFSELSTKCIIKIVEFAKRLPGFTTLTIADQITLLKSACLDILMLRICTRYTPEQDTMTFSDGLTLNRTQMHNAGFGPLTDLVFAFAGQLLPLEMDDTETGLLSAICLICGDRMDLEEPQKVDKLQEPLLEALKIYARRRRPNKPHMFPRMLMKITDLRGISTKGAERAITLKMEIPGPMPPLIREMLENPEAFEDQTEDNESPPPPPPPPPPPPPAQVKQEAEDEDDSWATENGSEPSPEEEDEDDDDDVGDEDRDRGSDSDGEPWGVLDAIDGPRKGLVGRAQ; encoded by the exons cGGTGGAGACCCAGAGCACCAGCTCAGAGGAGATGGTACCCAGTTCTCCGTCTCCACCTCCCCCACCTCGTGTCTACAAGCCCTGCTTTGTGTGCCAGGACAAGTCCTCAGGGTACCACTACGGGGTCAGCTCCTGTGAGGGCTGCAAG GGTTTCTTCCGCCGCAGTATCCAGAAGAACATGGTGTACACCTGCCATCGAGACAAGAACTGTCAGATTAACAAGGTCACACGCAACCGCTGCCAGTACTGCAGGCTGCAGAAGTGCTTCGAGGTCGGCATGTCCAAGGAAG CGGTGCGtaatgacagaaacaaaaagaagaaggatGTGAAGGAGGAGCTGGTGCTTCCAGAGAGCTATGAGCTAAGTGGAGAGCTAGAGGAGTTGGTCAATAAAGTCAGCAAAGCTCACAAAGAAACCTTCCCGTCACTTACCCAGTTGGGCAAATACACCACC aacTCCAGCTCAGACCACCGGGTCCAGCTGGATCTGGGTTTATGGGACAAGTTCAGCGAGCTCTCCACCAAATGCATCATCAAGATTGTGGAATTCGCCAAGCGGCTGCCAGGTTTCACCACCCTCACCATCGCTGACCAGATCACTCTGCTGAAGTCGGCCTGCCTGGACATACTG ATGCTGAGGATCTGCACACGCTACACACCAGAACAGGACACTATGACCTTCTCAGACGGCCTGACTCTGAACCGGACTCAGATGCACAACGCCGGCTTCGGACCTCTCACAGACCTGGTGTTTGCCTTCGCTGGCCAGCTTCTACCCCTGGAGATGGACGACACAGAGACCGGCCTCCTCAGCGCCATCTGCCTCATCTGTGGAG ATCGTATGGATCTAGAGGAGCCCCAGAAAGTGGATAAGCTGCAAGAGCCTCTACTTGAGGCTCTGAAGATCTACGCCCGCCGCCGTCGCCCCAACAAACCTCACATGTTCCCTCGCATGCTGATGAAGATCACCGACCTCAGGGGCATCAGCACTAAGG GTGCAGAGAGAGCCATCACTCTAAAGATGGAGATCCCCGGGCCTATGCCTCCTTTGATCAGGGAGATGCTCGAGAACCCAGAGGCCTTCGAAGACCAAACAGAGGACAACGAGAGCCCGCCGCCtccgccaccgccgccacctCCACCGCCGCCCGCCCAGGTCAAGCAGGAGGCAGAGGACGAGGACGACAGCTGGGCCACAGAGAACGGCAGCGAGCCGTcgccggaggaggaggacgaagacgacgacgacgacgtgGGGGATGAAGATCGAGACAGGGGCTCGGACAGTGACGGGGAGCCTTGGGGCGTTCTGGACGCCATAGACGGGCCGAGGAAAGGCCTGGTTGGGAGGGCGCAGTGA